CATCCCGCGTCAGACCGTTGCCGATCTTTCCTGTCATGCGCGCGGGTAATGGAACCCGCGGCCTTCGTCCCGCGTCAGACTGTCGAGGCTACTCTCTCGTCATGCGCGCGGGTAGTCGATCCCGCGTGGCTCCGTCCCGCGTGGCTCCGCCCCGCCTCTTCGTGACGCGGGTTGAGACGATCGACACCAACCCGCGTCATCTTCCCGCGCTGGATTTCCGATGATTTTCCTAGCTTGTGCGAGCGGGTACTCGACCCCGCGTTGATCCAAGCCGCGTTGAAGTTCTTCACTCTGTTCTTCTCGACATCTCGACGCGGGTAAACTAACCCGCACTGGTTCTCCCCGAGTTGAACTGGCTTGAACTCGAACTAAACTTCATTTTCATCTTTTCTTTAACTCCCATGCCTCTAAACACCTCCAATCACTCCATAGGTCACTCTAATACCTGATTAAGACATATGAATGCAAAATGGATCCTAAAGATGCTAAACTCTTACTCTATATGAACATTATGTACAAAAATGGaagcttaaaacaatgcaaatatgcaagatatcaaaaaTCTGAATCCGCTGATAATTTATTGGTAAAGAGTTCCTCTTCTCCATAGACTACTTTGTGATTGTTAGGCAATAATCTTTTTGCGTTTCGAAAATACGAAGAACCTTAGAAATCTAGAGTCGACattgttgaagaagatgaaggtcAAAAAGAgctgatttttttgttaatttttgcaggttgataaACATAATTTGAAGCCCAATATTATGTAGTCGTGAAGCCCATGAAGAACACAAACgaacagcaaaaaaaaagttaaagaaaaACAGATACGTGTCAACTCCTCTGTGGCGCTCTTAGGAGGGAGGAAACACtactttatataaatagatagattattagtgttttgttgttttGCCCTAGATAGAAAAATTCATCCTAGATCAGCCACTGGAAAAGACTGCACGACGGAAAACCTTCAAGCTCATTGACAGGCATGTTCGTGACGTTATTTATGGCAGGGGTCACCAGAAACTTTTCTCTACCTCATTCTCTGCCGGTTGAGACACGAGTAGTtgttgtattattattatttttacctGGTTCCATAGAACTTTAttcaactatttttttatatgaaaactcttttcttttacTGCAAATTTATATTAGCTACATACCTTTGAGAATcatgaatttaaatttacaaaaaaaaaacaactcatGATAttcagagagagagatagagtaaTGGTTCGATCTCATCTGCTCTTTTTGTAAACTCTATAAGCTACAGATAATGGTGAAATcttcaaatattatttattcaaaaagaaTTCTTTAGTTAAACTTTCAGATCTGTAGGTTACCAACTCATCCTATAGCCCATATTTAAAGTGTGTTTTTTCAATTCACcttaatataaaaacaaagagCTAGTGGAAAAGGGGTTAGAGGTGTTCTCTAGTTTACTTAGACATGAATAAAATATAGGTGAAacagaagaacaaaaaaaaaaatgttaatggacTCCATGGCTCCATGGTTGAGATCACCTAAAATGACACTTCGTAAGAATATTCTCTGTAAGTGAATAAACGTCATGTAATTCATAAAGCATGGATTCCAAACAAACACTGAAACACATAAATGATTTCTTCAAATTATCAAAGAGAACATCAAAaataaaacccaaaacaatatgTTAAATTAAAACTAGAGTTCTAATGGCTGTTACTGCAATATTCATTGGTTATCATTTGAAGAAATGTGCACGTTGCAACCTGAGGATAAAACCAAGGAAATATAATACGGCTTTGTTGTCTAAACAATTTTGAAGGATTGATCAATTGTCAAATTGGTTGATTACTTGATAAGGAATCAGACAGAGCCAAAGGCCAGATCTGGGTAGAGTCCTATGTAACATTGGACTTGCCCTTCAATTTTTTAGAGGTTATATATACATAGACAACTCAgaaaattatgatatttaagaagaagaaaaaaaattcttgtatAAGATATGTGTGTAACCTCCAGGTTACTTGGGACACAGGTATAGCCTCCAAATTCAtaactaatctattaaaattagTTCGTCCTGGTTCCATTGGTTCAGttaggcctgggcataaaatccggaacccgaaatccgaaccgaacccgaaccgaaaaacccgacccgtTATCTGACCCGAAACGtaaaaaatacccgaatgggttttgtagggtggtacaaaaaatatccgaacccgaagtgttattaaccgaacccgaacgggtaacccgaaaaatccgaaattaatagtcaatataaatattttgaaatatatataagtattccaattattaaattcaatatttgtggtaatattatatataataataaatattaaaattctaataaatgatttaagtacacaattagttataaataagtattttataatttgatcattgaaataaaaagtctactttctttaaggcaatacatattgtttacaaatgatgtttgttttcatgcttgatttaacattttattgctattttatcaattttatatgtgatagattaatttttatttaatttagatgtttttctttatgttttaaattttgttttttactttggttatatccgaaccgaaccgatataacccgaatccgtacgatatatgattactttatgggttttatgatgcaatacaattttgaaccgaacccgaagtgttattatccgaacccgacccgtactaataaaattttagtatgggacctagaagcgtaaacccgaaaatccgaaaacccgaaaaacccgatccgaatgtcaacgggtacccgaacgcccagttCAGTTAAGAAATAACactttaatttaaatgaacCTGTGCAATCTGAGTGGAaaatatgaagaagaaaaagaaacaatcaACGTTCTCAACATTTTTATTTCAACGAATTTTCATTTCTTGTAGAAACTAAAACATTGAAcacaaatattaaacaaattgAATCACATCAGATCGTAATGTACAGGGAGTACTTCAAGCTTCCGACATGGAGAACATGTTCCCCCAAAGCAATCTTCCTCTTCCCTGTTTCATCAACCACACTCAGATCCTTACACACATCCAACTCAAACCTCACCACCGCCTTTTCCGTCCTCCCGAGAAGCACCTTCTCGAACGTCACCAGATGCTTAACCGGCGACCTGTGCACAGCCGGTGGCGTCATGAACAGAAACACTGTGTGGCTTCCTTCTCTGATTCCCGCATTCCTTACTTTAAGCTGGACTTCCACGGTCTTCCCGCAGTACGTTCCAGTCGCGTCCACCGATAGGCACTTTGAAGACCTGCAAGGGTGGCTCGCATCAAGTCTGAGGGAGACGAACCCTGGAGCTCTGATAAGCCGGTGGTGGAACTGAGTGTAGCTGATGCCGTCTCCGAAGCTGTACACTGTTTCTCCGGTGTAGAATCGATAACTTCGACCCGGATACCCGGCAGAGTTATCGGGTCTCATGTTCATGTTTGACATCGGAAGGTTTTCCACGTACGACTGAGGATACCACGTCATCGGCAATCTTCCGCCtacaccaaaaacaaaaatacaaaagctACCGGTTAGTCAGCGAATTATAATCGTAAAACCAAACCGGTTGGTTTAGTATGGAGAAGAACAGTGTCTTTCTTACTCGGATTATGACGACCAAAGATGACGTCAGCAATGGCGAGACCACCGGCTTGGCCAGGAAACCCGACCCACATGATGCTTGTGATCTTTGGATCGTTCTTGGCGAAAGTAACGTCCAATCCTCCACCGGACATGATGACCAGCACCACCGGTCCTTTGGCAGCATTAGCCACCTCAGTCACAAGCTGTTGCTGTTTCCCGGGAAGGAGCAAGTCGAGTCGGTCGTGGTCCTCCCTCTCAATGGATAAATCTGTTCCCATCACTAGCACAACCGCATCAGCTGAACCCGCTAAAGAAGCAGCTGAATCTATATCCGCCTCTGTGCACGCCACGTTAGGACAGCCCTTCTGATATGTAGCCGACACCGTTTCCACTAGTCCTTGAAGTGGTGTTGTGTACTTGCACGGTATGCCTGAAGAAGATTAAAAAACAATATCGTTTTTAAAGATTCAAGCCTAAGTCTAAATCGTGGACACAAAAAATATCACTTgagttaattttaatttttaccgTGGTAGTTTCCGATCATTGTATCGGTGACATTAGCGTTTGGTCCAATAACTGCTACCGTCTTAATCGCAAAAGGTGAGAACGGAAGCGAGCCATCAGAGTTCTTGAGCAGCACAATGCCTTGTCTTGCCGCTTCTCTAGCGAGTTCTTGGTTCTCAGCTGTGCAAACGTCCTGAGGACCAAGATTGCCGTAGGGCTGCTTCTTGGGGTCACCATCGAAGAATCCTAAACGCATCAAAGTCGCGAAGTTGTTTGAAATTGCAGTGTCAACATCTGATTCGTTTACCAAACCGGCATCGACCGCACCCATTGCGTGTTGACCAGTGAAATGATCACAATTCAAATCCAAACCTGCCAACATAGATTTGGCAACAGCTTCTTCTGGAGTCTTGGTGTAGTGCTGGCTCGCATATATCACTTCTACTGAATCACAATCCGAAACAATGTACCTAATAacataaacccaaaaaatagattaaccttaataatttttttttgacaatttaGAGGCAATGGAAACTTATGTATAATAGCTCTTTAACATTTACGGGCCAAGACAAATGTTTCATGCGGTTgtattcagaagaaaaaaaaccccTACACAGTTTGAAACCATGTAAAAAAATCTTACCCATTTAACTTCCATTGACCGCGAATCACACCAGAAAGCAGGTCAGGATCAGCGCATGTCGGTTTACCGTTAACTTGGTTGTACGAACACATGACACTAGCCACATTTCCATCAACCACACAGCTCCTAAACGGTGGTTGGAATGTATCATCCATATCTTGTTGGTTCACCTAATCGAACACAAAGAAGATATAAATGTATTTGGTGTGACCCAATAACAATAAGGATACAAATGTTCTCGTTTTCTTACCACGGAGTTGAAAGTGTAACGATTGACGTCTTTCCAGTTATCAACATCGTAGGCGGTGTAGTGTTTACAGCAAGCGGCAACTTTTAGACGGTTAGGATCTCCACCGTCAGTACCTTGAAGACCTTTAACATAAGCCACCGCGTATTTGCTTACGAGCGTCGGGTCCTCGCCAGGGGTCTCTTGACCTCTTCCCCATCTCGGGTCACGGAATATGTTTACATTCGGAGACCAAAACGTTAATCCAGCTGCTCCAACGTTGTACATTGCCCTCGCCTCCGTCGACACAACCTTAAACCATGccataaatagaaaatattactaGAAGCGTGCAAAGGACTGTTGTCTATTACTTGTAACCAAAGAAACAAAATCTTCCATTGTGGGGGATAGTTTCTTTCACCTTGCCAATGGCTTGGAAGAGAGATACGTTGAAGGAAGCAGCGGTGAGTATGACTTGAGGGAAGCTAGTGGCACCAGGGACTAGACCGGTAAAACTAGAACCACCTCCGACATCAGAGACACCGTGAAGTGCCTCCGACCACCAGTTATAATCTGGAATCCCAAGACGGCTCACGCCGGTAGCTTTACTCACAAGAAACCCGATTTTCTCCACCAACGTTAATCTTCCGACGAGATCGGTGACTCTGGCTTCGGCCTTCAAACCCGTGTTGCAGAATCCGTAACCGGCTAGAGAAGGGTTTGTGATGACGTCACATGCGAACACTGGAGAAGAAGATTGGGCGTTAGATGGCttggagatgaagaagagaataCTGAGGAGAAGTGTGGAAACAGAGGGGAGTGCTCTGTTTCCTCTTGTTTGCCGATGATAACTCATTTGCTTTGTGTTTGTCTCTTGTTTGTTTTCTCGTTTGTGTGTGTTTAGTTTATCAACAGTTTGATGCCACTATATATACTAATAGAAGATTGCAATTTTAGAATTTGAACTTTAGAAAGTCGTATATGTGCTGGCATTTTATCTAGATATAAAAAGATGGAGATGCAAATGATAAGATTGCTACggataataattatatttcctGCTATTTGTTAAAAATTCTAACAAAGAAACTGTATTAAAAATGTATCATAAATCTGATTCTCCTATACTCTGATTAGAAACAtgtatattttgtttccttgttGCAAGAGTTAAGAGATTTTTTTCTTCAGCAGGTAAACAGTATGTGATAAGTTCAGGATGGAGTTATGAGGTGTCCGTATGCTTAGTGATCTAAATTCTAtccttttttttacttattcatCCAGACAAGTCAAATTTTCTATTTTGGGTATTGTTTTGAAAACAACTTTGGGGCTTCCATAATTTGACATCAAGATATTTTTAGCAATTCTGTTTAATTGAGAATACGACTGTCTCGTAGACTCGTAATATATATTAGCGGCAAATCTACTTTGGACGTAAACGAAATAAAAAAGTACTAAAGtacataaaaatacaaattatcaaAAAAGAATTAAGAATTTTAGTTAGCTGTCATGTCTTTTTCTCATACGTAAAGTGAGAAAGATATATTTTGCttctataaaaaaacattttatgaacactacaagaaaacacatgcttaacgaggaaatttaacgaggaaaaacaatcctcgtaaatttacgtcgattttacgagaaACTTACGTGGAAAACTAATGTTAtcattatttcctcgtaaagtaacgacaaaagcgtttcgtcgtaaagtggatgtaatctgacgagtattttacgaggaaatactatttccacgtaaatacgacgtaaacttcgcgtgttatttacgaggaaatagtttacgtgtatttagcgaggaaattttgaatccaccaactttataggtgttacacgttttttttgccacctaattaatttttgtcGTAAATTCaaaggaaaattacaactaccagattcaaaatttcctataaatatggatgtttgaacatcattttaaacacaccaacaacaaaaaacgtgaaaaaatGGTTGGCTCCGAGACTAtctacgagttgcggaagtggatgtatatgcatagagatgctaacgggagagtgacgaaagaataccttgcgggcctggagacatttatgcatcaagcagattcaacaccgctcgcccaagaaagtggtaagatgttatgtccttgtcggaaatgcaacaattcgaaactggcaaaccgtgaaaatgtttggaagcatttaataaatagaagtttcacgccaaattactatatctggtttcaacatggagaaggttttaattatgatcagaacgaagctagtagtagtaatagcaatttttaggaaaaagaaccggttgatcatcatttgcataatgaacatagttaccatcaggaggagatggtagattatgatagggttcatgatatggtagttgaggcattcgtagctcatgatgaagatgaagaacctaatatagatgcaaaaaagttttacgaaatgttaaacgcggcgaatcaactaCTGTAGAGAAGGtatctctaaattgtcgttagctgctagaatgatgaatattaaaactgatcacaatctacctgaaagttgtatgaacgaatgggcggacttgtttaaagagtatttgccggaagacaatgtgtctgctgattcttattatgagattcagaaactggtttatagtcttgggttgccttcgtaGATGATAGATATTTGCATCgataactgcatgatctattggggagatgatgagaagctagaagaatgtcgattctgcaagaagccacgattcaagccgcaaggacggggacgtaatagggtaccataccaaaggatgtggcacctaccaattacagacagattgaaaagattgtatcaatcagagcagactgctggaaagatgagatggcatgccgagcatactcagacgaaTGGTGAGATGattcatccatcagatgcaagagcctggaaacatttcaacaaagtacatccggatttcgctagcaatagccagaatgtgtatctcggactatgcacaaatggatttagtccgttgggaatgtcagggagacaatattcattgtggccagtctttcttacaccatacaacctgccaccggcgatgtgcatgcaacggagttgctattcttgaccatattaatacctggtccgaaccatccaaaaaggttcctggatgttttcctacaaccaatgataaaagagttgaaggatttatGGTCAACATGGGTGAGGACGTAttactgttcaacgaagacgaattttacgatgcgagcgatgttTTTTTGAACCATAAGGtaattttcctgcctatgggatgttatctggatggactacacatgagagattagcttgtccatattgtaatggaacgacagatgcgtttcaactgaagaatggtaggaagacaagttggtttgattgtcaccgtcgatttcttctcattggccatccttaccgaagaaacaagaatttgtttaggcacaaaagggttgtgagagacactcctccatatctaaatggagaacaaattgaagcgcaaatcgactactacggagctaacgaaacagttcgttggggtggtaataggcatgtccctcgtaatatgcctgattcttacggtgttcatcacaactggcacaagaagagtatattttgggagttgccatattggaaggatcttcttctgcgccacaaccttgatgtgatgcatatagagaagaatttctttgagaacatcatgaatacaatattgaatgtcccagggaagacaaaagacaacataaaatcgaggttggacttgccggatatttgctcaagaagcgagttacatattaaaagcaatggccaATTTTCCGTTcagatattcagattatcttcagaaaaaagtcggtgttgttcaactgggtgacatcagaagtgaagttctccgatgggtatgtttcgaatctctctagatgtgttgaaaagggtcaaaagttctccgagatgaagagtcatgattgtcatgtctttatgcaacgactacttccctttgcatttgcggagctacttccaacaaacgtacatgaagcacttgcaggtacgtagtgtattatatcacaataattttataacggtctaatttgcaaaataatatatgactaacaaagtgtttattttttttggaatataaaaggcattggagcatttttcagggatctgagcacactcactcttaaagaagaagttgtggaacagcttcaggagaacattcccatcttattgtacaacttggagaagatatttcctcccggattttttgacgtcatggagcatctagctgtgcacctcccatatgaggcattgcttcgtggacctgtacattacggatggatgtatcagtatgagcgaaccatgaaatatttgaagggaaaagcaaagaacctcgccaaagttgaaggttctataattgctggaaatTTGACGGAAgcagtttctcacttcacatcgtactactttgcgtcaaaagtacgtacccggagaagagctccaagaagatatgatgatggtggtgttgcgccaacatatgcagttgctggtgttccagacatctttagccagattgggcgactc
This Brassica napus cultivar Da-Ae chromosome C6, Da-Ae, whole genome shotgun sequence DNA region includes the following protein-coding sequences:
- the LOC106404858 gene encoding beta-D-xylosidase 3-like, producing MSYHRQTRGNRALPSVSTLLLSILFFISKPSNAQSSSPVFACDVITNPSLAGYGFCNTGLKAEARVTDLVGRLTLVEKIGFLVSKATGVSRLGIPDYNWWSEALHGVSDVGGGSSFTGLVPGATSFPQVILTAASFNVSLFQAIGKVVSTEARAMYNVGAAGLTFWSPNVNIFRDPRWGRGQETPGEDPTLVSKYAVAYVKGLQGTDGGDPNRLKVAACCKHYTAYDVDNWKDVNRYTFNSVVNQQDMDDTFQPPFRSCVVDGNVASVMCSYNQVNGKPTCADPDLLSGVIRGQWKLNGYIVSDCDSVEVIYASQHYTKTPEEAVAKSMLAGLDLNCDHFTGQHAMGAVDAGLVNESDVDTAISNNFATLMRLGFFDGDPKKQPYGNLGPQDVCTAENQELAREAARQGIVLLKNSDGSLPFSPFAIKTVAVIGPNANVTDTMIGNYHGIPCKYTTPLQGLVETVSATYQKGCPNVACTEADIDSAASLAGSADAVVLVMGTDLSIEREDHDRLDLLLPGKQQQLVTEVANAAKGPVVLVIMSGGGLDVTFAKNDPKITSIMWVGFPGQAGGLAIADVIFGRHNPSGRLPMTWYPQSYVENLPMSNMNMRPDNSAGYPGRSYRFYTGETVYSFGDGISYTQFHHRLIRAPGFVSLRLDASHPCRSSKCLSVDATGTYCGKTVEVQLKVRNAGIREGSHTVFLFMTPPAVHRSPVKHLVTFEKVLLGRTEKAVVRFELDVCKDLSVVDETGKRKIALGEHVLHVGSLKYSLYITI